The genomic stretch ATCGCTCATTTTACTTTTCTTGGTTTTTGTTAGAGAAGGCAATGTGTCGTGCCGGCCTGGGTCCCGACCCGTCGTGCCAAGCCACAATTTTTGCTCAGTCCAGGCACGGTCAATCGTGCTTTCGGGCTGTGCCGTGCCGACTCGCTTTTCCCAACCCTCCCACCATGGCTCGCCCCTTAGCCCGGGCAAAGTCGGGTCGGGCTCGTGCCGCCCGTCGTGCTTCAggtatttttaatgttttttaaattatttatccCTAACACTGTCGTGCCATCGTGCCTTGTGCAGGGACGTGCCTAGGCACGagtttttttggaattttggcgACGTGGCTCCCCTCTTACCCAGTCGTGTCAGATACGGGTCACCTCGTTTTCTTCACCGTGTTTGTGTCGGACTTATGCCGCCTGTCTTGGCCCCGTCCGAAATATCTAATCTAACTTTTGTGTCAAAATTAATAGATAACTATTGAATGAACGAGAGTGAAGAAGTACTTGGTATATGATTTGTGATAAAATATTATATCCTATCTATCACTTGACGGCGACAATATAATGCACTATGGTTCACACAACATCACCCATGCTTCTTCACCACATTTTATTTAGAACTTATATAAAACGATCTCATTAAATTCATAACGACACCATTTTTTCCATCGTACTCGACAACATAATTTAGTTAACACCCATTTACAAAATATTTGTAACCATTTTATCGTTAATAATgatttaatatattaatttattgTAAACAATATTTTAGTTTATCCTCTtgaaaaacgaaaaaacaaaacATTGTTTTTCGTATCAAATCTTATTTTAACCATAAAGATTAAGAAATTTACAATTGGAGACAGAAGTTTATGgaaatatataataaattaagagatgattTCTAATACGAATAATAAAACCAAGCAACGATAGTAGAAGTGTTGGAAATATAGGGTCACTATAGAGGCGATGATATAATGAAAGAATatatgttgttgtgtcgtggtctGGACGCCACTGAATGAGAAACGAAATTAAGAGTCGTTTGGTTGCATATAGGAATTTGTATTGCCTAGAAATTCATAAAACACATGAatttagaattcatgtgaattgtaaaatattgtttggttgccatgaaggaagtgcaattcatgtaggcattcccacttacctagggggcctaggtaagcaacttcctccattatggaggaattgaaattcatgggaacttccaattcatgtgaattggggtaaccaaacaacatacccattttgcaattcacatgaatttaagTTCATGTGTTGTTtaatgggtaaccaaacaaccccttagtACATAAGAATGTGCATTTTACTTTAAGATGGAAAGAAATCCAAACATATTTTAATTGGCCAACGAAGAACAAATCTAATGTTACAAATTTTTGTATAATGCTACAAATTTTTGTATAATGCAGGCTTACACAAAAAGTTTGTTAATCCAATGTACTAGTTTTAATCCTGCATAAAAAAACGCACGGGTATTTTTAATAATGAATTTTATTAAGAAACATGAAGAGAGTAAACATCACGTTCATAAATACACTAAGCTAGATATAAAAAATACATATATAAATTTGTAAAACTAAACATACAAAAGAAAAAactgaaattaattaatttgttttttcaAATGGGTCCACCACTAACAAAACAAATGCATGTTTTCTTAAAATCTCTCGGCCAATCagaaagttttaaaaaaaaaactcggCTTTTATACAAGGTAGATTACTAACCAACATTttccttaaataaataataattttctATTAACAAAAGCGTTAATAACCCAAgatattctcattaaatatggTAAACATGAGTTTTATACTTCAAAATTTCACGAGAATATGTTGCCATTTTTTCCATATTTAGATTATTAATGTATGTCTTTAGGACACACGTTAAAAAAATCGTATTTTTATTAGATGGCCTTTACATGAATGAGGGTCTACAATTGAATCAATTGGGTGAACTTTTACGAAAGAGGTTAAGGGACAATAAGTGATTCACGGATGCTTTTAGGTGCAAATCAGCTTGGATGAAATGCCGACTTGCATAGTTGCATGTGGTAGGATCATTACATCTCCTTGATATAGTTGTTGCACCCAACCTTATGAAAAACAACAAGTCTTTAGACGGACATATCCGTCATAAGCTCAAGACGGGTCAAGTAATACCCAAGttggtagataagacaaaagcaaaatgGCTAGGAGTagcattctgcttttgtcttatctacctacTTGGGTATTATTTGACCTGTCTTCAACTTGTGACGAAtatgcccgtcttcaatgagaatttgtgtatgaAAAAACACAAATCCTCATTTGTGACGgctgatatccgtcacaagtttgtgccAGGTGAAGTAAAATCAATAAGACAAATTATTTGTGATTCCCAAATTTCTAGACACTTTAATTTTTGTCTTATTTATCCATATGAGATTATGGGtatacttgacccgtcacaagcttgtgacggatatacccaTTATAAGGACACTCATTGATGAAAAAACGACCTTTCAAATTTTGAATATTTGTTTGCTTTGAGGGTCAACCATATAAGGAGAATTTGTAGAATCAAGTCATCAACCAATCCATAATTGATCAAATCCAAGAGCTAAACCCAACTTGATCAAATGGGTGACATTGACTCGATGAATACTAATCTTACATGACTCGGCCCACCAGTGGTAGAGTCAAGGAAGGGCTAGTAGGGACGCTCACCCTCGCTGAAAAatgaaattttgaaagtttttagttaaaatttttgaaCTTTTCTCGAGTTTCCATTTTATCATTATTCATTCGCTTTCATTTAATTGTTTCGCCCTTGCTGAATTCATAAATTACCACCGCCACTGCGACCCGCTGTTTATGGTTTGTATCAAAATTAATCCAACCAAACTAATTAACATTACTGATGggacatattctgcacccgctgaccaagtcaacatattgaccaaggtcagaGCCAAAAGACGACAAGTCAAAAGAATaacggcctaaccgacaaagcctgtcgcTTACTTTTGTCACTTGGTCTCGGCTCAAGAACTAgcgccgagaggcatatccgcatactcacatccagtcccctcggcatggagtcaaccaggcatgccggcctgtcatgggtccctcggccgagggtaagacaatctttccacctgctacgccacttggccatttggccactacgtgacaaaaggtgaaagtctataaatactccacatctctcattgagaaatacACGACAATAACtggaaaatctggtataaactcccttatctctctacaatatactttgccaagttaaacatacaacttatctctctaagtttactgacttgagcgtcggagtgagtacgctcggccccaagccgagccctcagtttgttcatctttacaggaaagaaTAAAAGGAAGAGACGatcaacgacatcattctacaagctcaaagtggtcataatcctgctccggaattacacccggaacaattactAATTGAGAACGTTGCCACAAGAGCTAATGACTTGATCATTTGGGTTTCTATCGATTCGGGTAAACCCAAAACATTTTAGATCATATGCTTCGTGCCCTATCGGGCCATGTGGTAGATAACCATTAGGCATGAGTGGAGCTCGGTTCAAGTCATGATCATACCATTTGTTGTATATGGGTTCGATTTAAGTCATTATTGATGCTAATTTATTATTGTCAACCTATTGGACCGTCAATGGGTCAATCAGGaagactattttttttttttggtaaaacgAAGCAGGGGAAACCCCAAAACGAAACTAAGAGAACAAAaagcaacaaacaaaacaaaagaaaaacaaacaaaaaacaggTCCAAACAACGAAAACAAAAACTACATAAAGCTAAACGGGACGTAACGCGGCCATGCTACTCCTCTAGCGTCTTGTTCAATGAGCCTGCTAAGATCTCTTGGCACCGAATCCGCTCAATCAGGAAGACTATAAACAACGGGTCGAGTTAATTTATACAATTTATCTTGTCAATTCCAAACAATCGGATTGAATTTGATTAGACATATTACAGATTATTAAGGCTCAATTCACCGAGTTTTACAAAGGGACATAAAATTTGTTGTCTGTCATTTTTGCAGATGTCAATTAACTTAGTTGATAAAGTCATAAACTTACTTTGATACTCATGATTCGGATTCAAACGCCACCAGCATCAAaattgcctttatgaattcatgATTCCCTTTACCCAAAAAAAAATGGTATGTCATTTTTGTTATCCTACCAAGACATGGCAAAACAGCTGAAACTGCAAACATAGAGGTCAGGGGATACCATGCTCTAAAGTCTTGAACACTATTACCACATGGACCCGTTGAATGGGCTGACATCTCCATGCCATGTTCTAAATGCACTATTTTATTCAATCACacactagtttagatcccgtgtaatatatgcacggtatttataaaattttacttTTTAATCTACTCCGAATTATTTATAGATTTTAAATTGATAACTCACTTATTTTTTATGTTTCTCATCACTTATTTTGATTTGagcaacaaaaattaaaattgtaaaaagtCCCGAAATGAATATTTTAATAAAAGTTCTcttttaccgagaaattaatgatgttatttttagaattttttttactattaacattttttgtgcaacttcttatcaataaaagtcaatgaattttcatcgtataatttttttttttaaaaaaagtatacattttttttatcatataagAATGGAGATAAATTTATGGAAAACGTGATCAAATATGGAATATtttaaatattaatttttaaaGATTATGTCATTAATCACTTACCATACCTataatatatgctaaaaatagtaagcttcattttaggaaatatggTTTAGGCTGGAAAAATGAGagtttcacctattcatttagtaaataggggattagcTTAATTGCCTTCATATTAAATATTAAAACTTTGAAAGTTCACTTTTAGGGCTCTAAATGATCTGAAGTCTGAACCGATTTGATTCGagctaaagttttaatttttaagGCTCTACGTGCGTTGAGCCGCGGCCGAACTTAAGCTTAAAATTTTTGAGCTGAGCTCGAGCTTAGATCTACTCGGTTACAAACTTACAGCTATATCCACTCTATTTTTCACATCACATTTGTAGTAACCCTAGAACATGACAATATTGGAAATTGGAATACAACAATTTTCATATATATGAGCTTCTGAAGTATATGATCTAAGTAGAGATTGGATTGCGGGAAAGTGGTAAACTAGCCTCTTAAGTTTGCAACAATGTGAGAATAACCCCCTTAACTTTATTTTGGTGTAAATAACCCCATAACTTTGCTctaaagtgaaatcaaaccatcttCTACTTTTCCGGTCAAAATCTCGCCGGATTGCCAATTTCTCACCAATATCTCATATGTTGTACATATTACGTATAATTTTCACCCTTTCTGCTCTATATACTTATACAAATGCATGTATCCGTAAGATTTATACGCCTTATTTTAGCACATTATCCAACAATTCATATGTCATACCACTCCTACCTCTGACTTTCTCTCTCCCCGGCGTCTTGTCTATCACCCAGAACACTCAACACCAACATTATCacttcttttttccttttctcaattttgccaaataaataaataaatttattttTAAAGAAGCGAGCGAGGAGAGTTCCATTGTTGAAGACTAAATGATGTCATGTCATTTTATTATCAAAGAGGCGATAACAATCTCAGGTTTCCTTATTTTTTCCGAGCCAGTTGTTTACGGACGTAGCAATTTAATTTTGTAAAAGTTGCACCCAAATCTCAGTGTTAAATTATGAGCAATTATACGTAATATTGGTGAGATATTGGTGAGAAATTAACAATCCGACGAGATTTTGACCGGGAAAGTGAAaggggtttgatttcactttattACAAAGTTATGGGGGTTGTTTACACCAAAATAAAGTTAAGGGGATTATTCTCACATTGATGGAAACTTAAGGGGCTAgttttgttggagctggtgtcctccacaaattagtgtgataacatttgtaaatctcttacaggttcacaagggtatactttgtatatttaatcagttgattaacgtttacctaataacggttggcttgctagaaagtttgacgttattatcatacagatggcggtgatcaactggtccctaaaggtcacacctataggacgtatttgagaaatgtggttatagaaatataattacattgatgcccaaaatgactaaaaagttagtcaatgtgttgatgagataattatttaatgaaaattaaataatattaagattagacgaattaactgtcaattcgtaaattaaatataataagttatatttaattaaatatatataaggttagtttgaaagaattaatctgttaattcatggttaaatataatcagttgtatttaataatcaacaagttgaatgtgtcatagtggtaatagtgagggtacatatACCAAGAGGTCacgggttcgatcctcactagatgacaatttaacatactttatatatttttggaaagaacaaaaataaggaaattctaTTCCTTATTCCGGTTGgtttttggccgaaaattagggggATTTtgctttcctaattgatttcggattttggtctatataagagaaaatgggagaattatttctaacctaattctttttctgacttTGCCtcatctttctcatcacaagaacacaaagacactaaaatttacataaaaattttagattgatttctagcataatcaaagggtatatcttagatcgtcttgggtgcaactaataggtgaatatcaattttgatattgttcttaggccaattttgcaaggacccgaggttaattctaaatccttttacttatgcttatgtattttaattttatgaccatagatcatttttattatatcgttataatccttcatgttaaatgGAAGTATACAGATGATTTCCCACAAGTTTACCACTTCCCCGGATTGTAAAGTGAGGCTTCTAAGTCCTAATTTACATTAGAAATATAAAACTTTCATTTGTACAAAGAATAATCTACTCGTCCAACTAACCTTGCTAATTGCCCTAGAGCTTTCTTTAGGGGAATAATAATGCCACCACACTTTTTGTTAATGTCACAACAATACAAGTTAAGTTTAAGGACATGTTGCTATTTACCGTCTCTAAAAAATGAGTGGCATTATGTCTTCCCTTTCTTTATTTGGCCACCCATACACCGGAGAGTGGAGAGAGACCATGAACACCAGTCATCTCATACATCCGCACCTGGTTCCCTTTTCCCTCCCATCATTATTCTACCTCTCGTCCCTTTATGTCTATGGTTTTAACTTTTAAGTCTCTTAACCAATTCCTCACATGCGCATCAGATCAAACCCTAAGaactacggagtattacatgTAAAAGTGGTCAACAAGATTGATCTAAGTAAACTTGTATTTGGTAAACCAATGTGAAATGGACTGGAATAAATGAAGAGGATTCCGATTCAAGTTGAAGTGGTAGAGCTAAACGTGAGAAGACTGCACGAGTTGACGGTCACTTCTTGAAGAGGATTCCGGTTTAAGTTGAAGGGGTAGAGTTAAACGTGAGAAGACTGCACGAGTTGACAGTCACTTCTTGAAGAGGATTCCGGTTCAAGTTGAAGGGGGTAGAGCTAAACGTGAGAAGGCGGCACGAGTTGACGGTCACTTCTTGAAGAGGATTCCGGTTCAAGTTGAAGGGTAGAGTTAAATGTGGGAAGACTGCACCAGTTGACGGTCACTTCTTAGTCAATTGTTAAAGCAGGTTGATCAAGTCTAAGCTGAATGCTTTACATAACTCCCTCTATcccgattatttgtttacctattctattttttagtatcttagtcaattgtttacctttctatttttggAATGACTTtcatgagcaatttgatcatccacactcaatttggtcgaCTTGCCATGTAACTGACCCCCTAGTAATTGACCGCCCCTCTTTCCTTGTTCTTCGTGctaaaatcaaaggtaaacaaatgaccgggacgaagGGAGTAACCTTTTTATTACTCCGTACTAGTTTTGTGATAAACCAATGTTcctttcaaattaattattttgaccCATACACAAATCAACTAATCAAGTCATTTCCGAGTCAGATTATTTTGGTCCCAAGTCATTCAGATCGAGTATACCAAAGTTCAAGCCAGTATCGGACAGCAAGCGTATTCTGGTTGCACTACTTCGTACTTCAATCTCATTCCGAAATGAGATCAATCTAATTCAAAATTCAAATCATCCTCAAAAGGAGATAGGATTTCATATAAATATAGCAGTAACCTTTACAACAAGAACAATTCAAAAAGCAACACTTATACACCTCTTTCATTGTCATGAAGAGTCCAACATCGCACGTTACAATTCAAAAAGAAATAGTAGAAAATAAAACTTGTCTCTGACCTCACTCACATATTGACTCAAAAGAACTCAATTTTTAAGCTTCAAGCCAACCGATTTCTCACTTAACAACCCTACGAAAAAGCTCGTCTCCTTATTTAGTCAAAAACTACTTACAAAGGATTACTGTACTTACAAATGGAATTTTATCCCTCAAACTGCATATATTTACAGTGCAAACCAGAACAACTCGCCGTCTCTTTGCTCCGAGAATTTATCAAAACTCTTCTCATTAATCTCATACTATCTTCTCCCTCTCTAAGATGTTATACTTGCCTTAAGGCTTTCGGTTTTCATCGCTATATGTACTACTGTGTTTTAGGGAGAAGGGATTTTTCTAAGCCAGGGCAAGAATGCCACAGTTGCGGCGATCGTTgtccaagcaatcaaacccctcaACCCTAACTACTGGATTGTTTCCAAAACTTGCCCTAACACATCCTCCTTTCCTTGCGGAAGAGTTGGGGGAGGATGCTGACCCTGGAGTAGCCGGGATTGGCGATGACGAAAGTGGTGAACATGGAGGAACTAACGGTTTTTCCTCCCTAAATCGAGCATCCTGAATTATTGGGTTAGAAACTCTACCTGGTGGTGACCCACAGAAAAATGGGGGCGACGAAGCTACTTGTGTGCTTAACCTCTCAGCAACTTGACCACCCTGCCACAAACAAAGCATCAATCACTCTTATTAGAACTCATCCACCTATTAGAACATCGTCAACAAAATAACATAAATCCTAATGCCTCAAAGCCTCCATAAAATGGCAGGGTACGAGGTTCAGATATAGGCATCCTTAAACACAAATGTTACCAAATGACCCATGATGAAATTTGGCTCAAGATTACTTGAATCTTGAATGACCGCAGCAACACATTacaaagaaagaaataaatgaaATCCACCCCCTCTAAAACTAGATTATAAAATTAGTCGATGTCCAAATCAATCACTAAATCAGTCGCAATTAGACATCAACCGAATCAGCTGTAGGAAATTCATATCTCCAGAATTCAACTGATGGACAAAGCAATCACTTTCAAAAAACTTCAAAACGTGCAAAAGACCACTAGTTTACAAGACAAATTCTAAAGCCCAAGCCGCAAAACCTTTGACATAATCAAATTAACAAATAATTCCCTTAAACGAGAAATGAAAAACACTCGGATCATTTCCGTCTACACTCTACAAGCAATAAGAGCTAAAGAATAGCTCTCCTACACACTTTCCCTGGAACGTAAAGACATCACTCTTACCATACCCGTGTTTTTGTCATATGTAATTAATCCAAGTATCCAACCCATACCATAAAAAGATTCTTCTAGCATACTCCATATCAAACAAGACGAAGGAtaacataaatacaataaatcGAACATTACACATGACATAAACGAAAGAAATCAAGTATTACCTTACTAAGAATGATATCCAACAACTCAGAACCCGCTCTGGCATCAAACACCTCACCTTGATGCCTGTATTATACCGCAAAAACATTAACCTCACAATAATTAACTAAAAATAACCAAAAATTA from Silene latifolia isolate original U9 population chromosome 2, ASM4854445v1, whole genome shotgun sequence encodes the following:
- the LOC141643951 gene encoding uncharacterized protein LOC141643951; this encodes MSYNYCAIQQNVVVSSSPRNNMSDCRSSVVCPKPRRVGHLSSATADPFRPPRWHLGHQGEVFDARAGSELLDIILSKGGQVAERLSTQVASSPPFFCGSPPGRVSNPIIQDARFREEKPLVPPCSPLSSSPIPATPGSASSPNSSARKGGCVRASFGNNPVVRVEGFDCLDNDRRNCGILALA